A single region of the candidate division KSB1 bacterium genome encodes:
- a CDS encoding DoxX family membrane protein, with translation MLSFLKTLYMSVLNTTLRVLVGLIFVISGCAKFWNLYTFADSLSNYAVLPKFLVVPASVLIPLFEVASGLMILINCYLRILSRALIIMILGFTVVTFAKYLSGDVTDCGCFGRLFERKNDWSLVAENFLLILMLGFVSMGNKKMNSTIREAK, from the coding sequence ATGTTATCTTTTTTGAAAACGCTTTATATGTCTGTACTGAATACCACACTACGAGTTCTTGTTGGTCTGATTTTTGTCATTTCAGGATGTGCGAAATTTTGGAATTTGTATACGTTCGCAGATAGCCTTAGTAATTATGCAGTCTTACCTAAATTTTTAGTGGTCCCCGCATCAGTTCTTATTCCTCTCTTTGAGGTGGCATCTGGATTGATGATTCTTATAAACTGCTATCTTAGAATTTTAAGCCGTGCTTTGATTATAATGATACTTGGCTTTACAGTGGTTACGTTTGCAAAATACTTATCAGGTGATGTCACTGATTGCGGCTGTTTTGGCAGGTTATTTGAAAGAAAAAATGATTGGAGTCTCGTTGCAGAAAATTTTCTGCTTATTCTAATGTTAGGCTTTGTCAGCATGGGAAATAAAAAAATGAACAGCACAATACGGGAAGCAAAATAG
- a CDS encoding DsbA family protein: MKETISIILNIILVACALIVTGLVIRREFFGPKGSSSLSQRIRKIENWKALAANGHFQGLKDAPVKIIVFSDYQCSFCREIQPTLKDISEKYSNAVAIIYRHFPLANHPHAYKAALAVECAAKQDRFEQYHNLLFDNQEFLGDTSWNALARAVKIPDINAFNDCLAQKYTAANVDTDLRTAQSLHINSIPTLLVNETMVSGVLSIQELDNLVQQALRK; encoded by the coding sequence ATGAAAGAGACGATCTCCATAATACTGAATATAATTCTTGTTGCGTGTGCGCTTATCGTTACAGGACTTGTCATTCGCAGGGAGTTTTTCGGCCCAAAAGGTTCATCATCTCTTTCCCAGAGAATTCGTAAGATTGAAAACTGGAAAGCGCTAGCAGCAAATGGGCATTTTCAGGGTCTAAAGGATGCACCGGTTAAAATCATCGTATTTTCTGATTATCAATGCTCGTTCTGTCGCGAGATCCAGCCCACACTGAAGGACATTTCCGAAAAATACTCGAATGCGGTAGCGATTATCTACCGTCATTTTCCCTTAGCGAATCATCCGCACGCTTATAAAGCGGCGTTGGCGGTAGAATGTGCAGCAAAGCAAGATCGGTTTGAACAATATCACAATTTACTTTTTGATAATCAAGAGTTTCTTGGGGATACGAGTTGGAATGCTCTGGCACGAGCGGTGAAAATTCCTGATATCAATGCCTTTAATGACTGTTTAGCGCAAAAATATACAGCCGCTAATGTGGACACCGATCTACGCACGGCCCAATCACTTCATATCAATTCAATACCTACCCTGCTTGTAAACGAGACGATGGTGTCTGGAGTGCTTTCCATTCAGGAATTGGATAACTTAGTTCAGCAGGCGCTTCGGAAATGA
- a CDS encoding 6-bladed beta-propeller yields the protein MKLLNFVSFIFLILIAASSKKSQDETTLNAGSQIEHAGRGTPLNQIKLVEDLTIGEQDTISFGNIVAIGVDSRGRVYVGDRQNYSIKIFSRSGELLRSLGRKGQGPGEFIALSDLDIGRGDSLFAFDVDLRRISAFAPNDSKKLVYTVLVPGHAMSYPVKMMVPQSRGFLIEYTIPFAPNSAEIKRNRTIRLINHKGDFEGDPVLVVPERQYLVEQSGGSVTVMPMPFGRAPIFYLGIDDTIFYGWNDSLNIEIYSLKGKRLGVFHFPHAAIDVTRSDVNKVIEFLGDELKKMVRKAKLPGTWPAFENLVVDDEGWLWVDVVTNDRTRSSWLVFDRLGQQVATVFLPNKIALKVIRNGYAYGIETDELEVQKIVRYQIKK from the coding sequence ATGAAGCTATTGAATTTTGTCTCATTCATATTTCTGATTTTAATTGCGGCTTCCAGTAAAAAGTCACAAGACGAAACTACGCTTAACGCCGGGAGCCAAATAGAGCATGCCGGGCGGGGTACTCCTCTTAACCAGATTAAGTTAGTAGAAGACCTGACCATTGGGGAGCAAGATACAATATCTTTTGGCAATATTGTAGCTATCGGGGTTGATTCGAGGGGGCGAGTATATGTAGGGGATAGACAAAATTATAGTATAAAAATCTTTTCGAGATCAGGGGAGTTGCTTCGTTCCCTTGGAAGGAAGGGACAAGGGCCGGGAGAATTTATCGCACTGAGCGATCTTGATATTGGAAGAGGTGATTCACTCTTTGCCTTTGATGTTGATTTAAGGCGCATCTCCGCTTTTGCTCCGAATGACTCCAAGAAGTTGGTTTATACAGTTCTTGTGCCCGGCCATGCCATGAGTTATCCCGTCAAAATGATGGTACCCCAGAGCAGAGGATTTTTGATTGAGTATACCATCCCATTTGCTCCTAACAGTGCGGAAATCAAGCGAAATCGTACGATCAGACTGATCAATCACAAAGGAGATTTCGAGGGCGATCCGGTTTTGGTTGTTCCTGAGCGTCAATATCTGGTTGAGCAATCCGGAGGATCAGTTACAGTCATGCCCATGCCATTCGGGCGCGCACCGATCTTTTATCTAGGCATAGATGATACCATATTTTACGGTTGGAATGATAGTTTGAATATTGAAATATATTCGTTAAAAGGAAAACGATTGGGGGTTTTTCATTTCCCCCATGCTGCAATAGATGTCACACGTAGTGATGTCAATAAGGTCATAGAATTCTTAGGTGATGAACTCAAGAAAATGGTTCGTAAGGCCAAGCTTCCCGGAACATGGCCTGCCTTTGAAAATTTGGTTGTGGATGATGAGGGTTGGCTGTGGGTCGATGTTGTTACAAATGATAGAACCCGTTCTTCATGGTTGGTTTTTGATCGACTTGGGCAACAAGTCGCCACAGTTTTTCTTCCGAACAAGATAGCGTTAAAAGTCATTCGCAACGGGTATGCATACGGCATTGAGACAGACGAGCTGGAAGTCCAAAAGATAGTGCGATACCAAATAAAAAAGTAG
- a CDS encoding efflux RND transporter permease subunit, giving the protein MKVDFILQERKRGTPLREAILLAGQKRLRPIVMNTVTTIFGMLPMMIYPGTGTEFYRPLAVAVIFGLAFATALMLVVVPVVVWVMEKD; this is encoded by the coding sequence GTGAAAGTGGATTTCATCTTGCAAGAGCGCAAGCGCGGCACGCCGCTGCGCGAAGCGATTTTGCTCGCCGGACAGAAACGCCTGCGGCCGATTGTGATGAACACGGTCACCACGATTTTCGGCATGCTGCCGATGATGATTTATCCCGGCACGGGCACGGAGTTTTATCGACCTTTGGCAGTGGCGGTTATTTTCGGATTGGCGTTTGCAACGGCGCTGATGCTGGTGGTGGTGCCGGTGGTGGTGTGGGTTATGGAAAAAGATTGA
- a CDS encoding rhodanese-like domain-containing protein, whose translation MLSAEFAIILWSVLEIVLALVVWHRQLLQIILIVPLVLLGVTVFSSWYGFDCGCFGSLPLLNRFSFGAHLLLLVGMFLGLYYLTTSTTKNIAETQDNAGKMPKTPRSTGLAALAMMVLAFLSLPFTISSSRAAYSADNSLVDRTATETVIANRSAVLIDARPSYQYVMGHLPGAINIPYDSENLVELVDKHSLKKQPVIVYCSSARCNAAELLAKKLHILGCNKISIYPGGWEDWVLNH comes from the coding sequence TTGTTGAGCGCCGAATTCGCAATCATTTTGTGGTCGGTTTTGGAAATCGTATTGGCACTTGTGGTATGGCATCGGCAATTATTGCAAATAATCCTTATCGTTCCATTAGTGTTACTGGGAGTGACTGTTTTCAGTTCTTGGTATGGATTTGACTGCGGCTGTTTTGGCTCTCTGCCCCTCCTCAACAGGTTTTCGTTTGGTGCACATTTACTGCTTTTAGTCGGAATGTTTCTGGGCTTATATTATCTAACCACGTCTACAACAAAAAACATCGCTGAGACGCAAGATAATGCCGGTAAAATGCCCAAAACCCCACGATCAACAGGTTTGGCTGCTTTAGCAATGATGGTTCTCGCTTTTCTTTCTCTTCCTTTTACGATTTCCAGTAGCCGTGCTGCATATTCTGCCGATAATAGCCTTGTTGACCGGACGGCTACGGAAACCGTTATTGCAAATCGCAGTGCTGTATTAATCGATGCCCGTCCGTCATACCAATATGTGATGGGCCATCTCCCCGGAGCGATCAATATCCCTTATGATAGCGAAAATTTGGTCGAGCTTGTTGATAAGCATTCTTTGAAGAAGCAGCCTGTCATTGTTTATTGTTCCAGTGCGCGTTGCAACGCCGCAGAGCTTTTGGCCAAAAAATTGCACATACTCGGTTGCAATAAAATCAGCATTTACCCCGGCGGGTGGGAAGATTGGGTTCTTAATCATTGA
- a CDS encoding tetratricopeptide repeat protein, with protein sequence MEHVFLETKNNQPSTKLERSILKGYLVSLLLTTQVCLAQVTTKEAFEAFTLGDYRTALKLYTEALSSNPTDTAALFYQGLCYLNLGEIGLCISPLERAALSQPFRVRANYFIAKAQETSGAISSALSSVKRALRVDSTFAPAKKYLVQLLCANRQFEAAIKAAEASPTVDVLLFLGNSLVANGYYENGLAVAKRALAVDSTSVAAKLLLADALSYSDSSKQACALYNELLYQAQNYPRILKKLASCYMQAGQQEAGLSYLKIYLAATGDSSSSVLSDIGRIYYSASRFDSAAAYFRFSVRQDSTIAVNHYNLGLAYYQLKKYRAAEREVLTAISLLKPTIELYGSQLSTLGAIRMNQDKFKLAIQAYREALDVNDKCIDCYYFLGSLYQSLHDNAKAATWFRGFLQRAPKNERYADMIEHAQYSLKKITDASK encoded by the coding sequence ATGGAACACGTTTTTCTAGAAACAAAGAATAACCAACCAAGCACAAAACTGGAACGATCTATTCTTAAGGGGTATCTCGTTAGTCTTTTGCTAACAACGCAAGTTTGTCTGGCACAAGTAACAACAAAAGAAGCGTTTGAGGCATTCACGCTCGGTGATTATCGCACCGCGCTAAAGCTTTACACGGAGGCGCTAAGTTCCAACCCAACCGATACTGCGGCACTCTTCTACCAAGGTTTGTGTTATTTGAATCTTGGAGAGATTGGTCTATGTATTAGTCCGCTAGAGAGAGCCGCACTTAGTCAACCTTTTCGTGTGCGGGCAAATTATTTTATTGCCAAAGCACAAGAAACCTCCGGAGCGATCTCTTCGGCCTTGTCCAGCGTCAAGAGGGCGCTTAGAGTTGATTCAACTTTTGCACCGGCGAAAAAGTATCTGGTGCAATTGCTTTGCGCCAATCGGCAATTTGAAGCAGCTATAAAAGCGGCGGAAGCCTCGCCCACTGTCGATGTGCTGCTATTCTTGGGGAATAGCCTTGTGGCAAATGGTTACTATGAAAACGGTCTTGCCGTCGCCAAACGTGCGCTTGCCGTCGATTCAACCAGTGTTGCTGCCAAGCTGTTATTAGCGGATGCTCTTTCGTATAGCGACAGTTCCAAGCAGGCTTGTGCGCTTTATAATGAGTTGTTATATCAGGCCCAAAATTATCCGCGTATTCTCAAAAAGCTTGCTTCGTGCTACATGCAAGCCGGACAACAAGAGGCCGGATTATCCTATTTGAAAATTTATCTGGCTGCCACCGGCGATTCCAGCAGTTCCGTGCTTTCGGATATTGGCAGGATCTATTACAGCGCTTCACGTTTCGACTCTGCCGCCGCTTACTTTCGGTTTTCAGTGCGCCAGGATTCTACCATTGCGGTCAATCATTATAATCTCGGTTTAGCCTATTACCAGCTCAAAAAATATCGTGCTGCCGAACGCGAAGTACTGACGGCCATTTCACTTTTAAAGCCCACCATCGAGCTTTATGGTTCTCAACTTTCGACACTCGGCGCGATTCGCATGAACCAAGATAAATTTAAACTTGCCATTCAAGCTTATCGAGAAGCGCTTGACGTAAATGACAAATGCATTGATTGTTATTATTTCCTCGGGTCGCTTTATCAATCTCTTCATGATAATGCCAAAGCGGCAACATGGTTTCGCGGGTTTTTGCAACGTGCGCCAAAAAACGAACGCTATGCGGATATGATCGAACATGCACAATATAGTCTGAAAAAAATAACCGATGCTTCAAAATAA
- a CDS encoding 6-bladed beta-propeller: MMSKFLIFLIALIFGCAQKTEIPKELPAEFVSMLKRATTNEGIFKLINAIPLAPHDTIYVGNITYLDVTKDGRLVILDRANHTPLVFDSTGKFLNRIGKHGAGPGEFERASAVCYDDSNQIWYVADNSLLRISIFKNTGEYLRDFKIAAKIHEMRISKAGELYLFMPNRRDGEMIECVSSTGKRIASFFSPDIIQKIPFGIFGGGFCFTRPGVVTAHFVSSEVKYFDYRGKLKFKVDLISLKNYSPPPDTRNIQSPADFMNSFTGIAEILRGPFEVILVQYHRRAATNKSGQGATGKPTTYLAFLTRDGKVLASGIEISTGYFASDDRGDLYSVEYPEAPTNQHGNPVINKWTLKSF, from the coding sequence ATGATGTCGAAATTTTTAATTTTTCTAATAGCGCTTATTTTCGGCTGCGCCCAAAAAACCGAAATCCCTAAGGAGTTGCCGGCTGAATTTGTAAGTATGCTAAAACGGGCCACCACCAATGAGGGTATTTTCAAGCTCATCAATGCTATCCCACTTGCTCCTCATGATACCATTTATGTTGGAAATATAACCTATTTGGATGTAACAAAGGATGGCCGGCTTGTTATTTTAGATAGAGCAAATCATACCCCGTTGGTGTTCGATAGCACAGGCAAGTTCCTTAATAGAATTGGTAAGCATGGTGCAGGACCTGGCGAATTTGAACGGGCTTCCGCAGTTTGCTATGATGATTCCAACCAAATTTGGTACGTCGCGGATAACTCTCTTTTGCGAATATCAATATTTAAAAATACCGGCGAGTACTTAAGGGATTTTAAGATAGCCGCCAAGATTCATGAAATGCGCATAAGCAAGGCGGGAGAACTTTATCTGTTTATGCCTAACCGTAGAGATGGTGAAATGATAGAATGTGTCAGTTCAACTGGCAAGCGAATTGCCAGTTTTTTTTCACCTGATATTATACAGAAAATTCCGTTTGGCATATTTGGAGGAGGCTTTTGCTTCACGCGTCCCGGAGTAGTTACCGCCCACTTCGTAAGTTCTGAGGTCAAGTATTTTGATTATCGCGGAAAATTGAAGTTTAAAGTTGATTTAATAAGTCTGAAAAATTATAGTCCTCCTCCCGATACCCGAAATATTCAAAGTCCTGCGGATTTCATGAACTCATTTACAGGCATCGCGGAGATATTACGAGGCCCTTTTGAAGTAATTTTGGTGCAATACCACCGGAGAGCGGCAACAAACAAAAGTGGGCAAGGCGCAACGGGAAAACCAACCACATATCTCGCTTTCCTAACTAGAGATGGAAAAGTGTTGGCAAGCGGTATTGAAATTTCTACCGGTTATTTTGCCTCAGATGATCGAGGCGACTTATACTCTGTTGAATATCCCGAGGCGCCAACCAATCAACACGGAAATCCTGTCATCAACAAATGGACACTAAAAAGTTTTTAG
- a CDS encoding peroxiredoxin family protein, whose product MKRPDFIYLAFLVIIGLLGWKVKDLKKTNTELIHSLENLKRDQDSLITGAQLFAHQNDFCGKIVPKFSLPYIEGHNAFSFPGKGNNTYYLLIFFTPQDCPVCFVEIAFWDKLQTKFKDRLTVLAIGTANSCEILRHFAKANGISIPILCDQEGLLFKALRLTDSGLTPLKILTTSKGIILHAAQMIGSDLAEQDKYFKLLNDAIP is encoded by the coding sequence ATGAAACGTCCTGATTTTATTTATTTGGCCTTTTTGGTAATCATCGGGCTTCTGGGATGGAAGGTTAAGGATTTAAAGAAGACCAATACTGAATTAATTCATAGTCTTGAGAACTTGAAGCGTGATCAGGATTCCTTAATAACTGGTGCACAACTTTTTGCTCATCAAAATGATTTTTGTGGAAAGATCGTTCCCAAGTTCTCATTACCCTACATCGAAGGCCACAACGCATTCAGTTTTCCAGGAAAGGGAAATAATACTTATTATTTGCTCATTTTTTTTACGCCACAAGATTGTCCGGTATGCTTTGTGGAAATAGCTTTCTGGGACAAACTGCAGACAAAGTTCAAGGACCGTCTCACAGTGCTTGCTATTGGCACTGCGAATTCTTGTGAAATCTTACGACATTTTGCAAAGGCGAACGGAATTTCGATTCCAATTTTATGCGATCAGGAAGGGCTGTTATTCAAGGCATTAAGGCTGACCGATTCAGGATTAACTCCGCTTAAAATCTTGACAACATCCAAGGGAATCATACTTCATGCAGCTCAAATGATTGGAAGCGATTTGGCTGAACAGGATAAATACTTTAAATTGCTAAATGATGCAATTCCATAA
- a CDS encoding 6-bladed beta-propeller, which yields MNCDNFLVRAYNVLICLVLLFVACDRNKSSNPPIIPQTASFDGNDPMTVAKKGTFDELFKREEQITLAGDSLAPIFNFYRPLITTDKIFVCDYMAHTVSIYSKRGSLIKKFGKKGEGPGEFQMPYSFATDAQGNLYVNDRANMRVQVYDSSLRFLRMMPMVGQNEIILVRNTPEKPNIVSVGTAPCGDGNCLLQEYDWKGKLIKAFAGYKTRFILFSWAATQDGQNNIYLVNYLEQEIKVFDPNGELFRTVKLSSPSMRFLEAYDTEPKSMARLQAISKLLKEKEHTRVEELHVDKDHIFVFLRLIRKATDPMFILDIYNLEGNLLFYGIETPGRLCYAKDRFYFANDDETRQYGRVQIEGYQFMSNYKMIR from the coding sequence ATGAACTGCGATAATTTTCTCGTACGCGCTTACAACGTGTTGATTTGTTTGGTGTTGCTGTTTGTTGCTTGTGATAGAAACAAGTCATCCAACCCCCCAATAATACCGCAAACGGCCTCTTTTGATGGAAACGACCCCATGACAGTGGCTAAGAAAGGAACTTTCGATGAACTATTCAAACGTGAAGAACAGATAACCTTGGCTGGTGACAGCCTAGCACCAATATTTAACTTCTATAGGCCGCTTATCACCACGGATAAAATCTTCGTGTGTGACTATATGGCACATACTGTAAGTATTTACTCCAAACGAGGCAGCTTGATCAAAAAATTCGGAAAAAAAGGGGAAGGGCCGGGAGAATTTCAAATGCCATATAGTTTTGCGACAGACGCCCAGGGTAATTTGTATGTCAATGATCGTGCCAATATGAGAGTGCAAGTTTATGATTCGTCTCTTAGGTTTCTTAGAATGATGCCGATGGTTGGGCAAAACGAGATAATTCTGGTCCGGAATACACCTGAAAAACCCAATATAGTTTCTGTGGGTACCGCACCTTGTGGCGATGGTAATTGTTTGCTGCAAGAATATGATTGGAAAGGAAAACTTATTAAAGCCTTTGCCGGATATAAAACGCGCTTCATACTTTTTTCATGGGCAGCGACGCAAGATGGTCAGAATAATATATATCTGGTCAACTATCTTGAACAGGAGATAAAGGTTTTTGATCCAAATGGGGAGCTTTTTCGAACCGTGAAGCTATCATCTCCCTCGATGCGCTTCCTTGAAGCGTATGATACAGAACCCAAATCAATGGCAAGATTGCAAGCGATATCAAAACTTTTAAAGGAAAAAGAACATACAAGGGTGGAAGAGCTTCACGTCGACAAGGACCACATTTTTGTTTTCCTCAGGCTTATACGCAAAGCAACCGATCCGATGTTTATCTTGGATATTTATAATCTGGAAGGGAATCTTCTCTTTTATGGAATCGAAACACCCGGAAGATTATGCTATGCGAAAGATAGATTCTACTTTGCAAATGACGATGAAACACGCCAATATGGCCGAGTGCAAATCGAAGGGTACCAATTTATGTCCAATTATAAAATGATCAGATGA